One segment of Alnus glutinosa chromosome 2, dhAlnGlut1.1, whole genome shotgun sequence DNA contains the following:
- the LOC133861344 gene encoding tricyclene synthase TPS4, chloroplastic-like isoform X1, giving the protein MALIHVFPLSQNFSLPHNLPKYPIKRSPLPDHKYGQFRRFASIPTSYLQVERQSANYQPSLWSYDFLQSLNSDYADQRYKDRAKKLEEDVRSMITNENADLLATLELIDDLQRLGLGYRFERDIIRALDNFASSKFCDERIQKSLHATALSFRLLRQQGYQVSQDVFNSFEDHSGNFKECLRKDVKGMLSLYEASYLAFEGENILEEARAFTRMHLKDLKGDVSKSMAEQVSHALEVPLHRRMQRLEARWYIEAYNKREGANSLILELAKLDFNIVQSVFQRELKDMSRWWEEMGLANNLSFTRDRLMECFFWTVGIAFEPQLSNFRKGLTKVAALVTTIDDVYDVYGTLEELELFTYAVERWDVNAVKNLPHHMKLCFLALYNTINEMVYDTLKEKGENILPYLTKAWADLCKAFLQEAKWCYNKDMPIFKDYLDNGWVSVSGAVFIVHAYFFLNQKFTKQALEGLEKYDDLLRWPSVIFRLCNDLSTSAGELKRGETANSIHCYMRETGVSEEVAEKHIHNMIDRTWKKMNEERVVDSPFGEGLAVRAINLARIAQCTYQYGDGHGAPDTRAKNRVLSLIIEPVSLIER; this is encoded by the exons ATGGCACTAATCCACGTATTCCCCTTATCCCAGAATTTCTCCTTGCCTCATAACTTacctaaatatcccataaagAGATCTCCTCTTCCCGACCACAAATATGGGCAGTTCCGACGCTTTGCGAGTATACCAACTTCCTATTTACAAGTTGAAAGACAATCCGCCAATTACCAGCCCAGCTTATGGAGTTACGATTTTTTGCAGTCCTTAAACAGTGATTATGCG GATCAACGATACAAAGATAGGGCAAAGAAGCTGGAGGAGGATGTGAGGAGTATGATTACTAATGAAAATGCGGACTTATTGGCAACTCTTGAACTGATTGATGATCTTCAAAGATTAGGTTTGGGATACAGATTTGAGCGGGACATAATAAGAGCTCTTGACAACTTTGCATCTTCAAAATTCTGCGATGAAAGAATACAAAAGAGTCTCCATGCTACTGCTCTAAGCTTTAGGCTCCTCAGACAACAAGGCTATCAGGTCTCTcaag ACGTATTTAACAGTTTCGAGGACCATAGTGGCAATTTCAAGGAATGCCTTAGAAAGGATGTCAAAGGAATGTTGAGTTTATATGAAGCTTCTTATCTTGCTTTTGAAGGAGAAAACATCTTGGAAGAGGCCAGGGCATTCACAAGAATGCATCTCAAGGACCTCAAAGGAGATGTGAGCAAAAGCATGGCAGAACAAGTTAGTCATGCATTGGAGGTTCCATTGCACCGTAGAATGCAAAGGCTAGAAGCTCGGTGGTATATTGAGGCATACAATAAGAGGGAAGGTGCAAATTCTCTTATACTTGAACTTGCAAAGTTGGATTTTAACATAGTACAGTCGGTGTTTCAAAGAGAACTTAAAGATATGTCAAg GTGGTGGGAAGAAATGGGTTTGGCAAACAACTTGAGCTTCACTAGAGATAGACTGATGGAATGCTTCTTTTGGACGGTTGGAATAGCCTTCGAACCTCAATTAAGTAATTTTCGTAAAGGGTTAACAAAAGTGGCTGCTCTTGTAACCACCATTGATGATGTTTATGATGTTTATGGTACCTTGGAGGAACTAGAGCTGTTCACATATGCTGTTGAAAG ATGGGATGTCAATGCCGTGAAAAATCTTCCTCACCATATGAAGTTATGCTTCTTAGCTCTCTACAACACTATTAATGAGATGGTATATGACACTCTTaaggagaaaggagaaaacATCCTTCCATACCTAACAAAAGCG TGGGCTGATCTGTGCAAAGCATTCCTACAAGAAGCAAAGTGGTGTTACAACAAAGATATGCCAATCTTCAAGGACTATCTTGACAATGGTTGGGTATCCGTTTCGGGGGCGGTCTTCATTGTTCATGCTTATTTTTTCTTGAATCAAAAGTTCACAAAGCAAGCACTTGAGGGCTTGGAAAAATACGACGACCTTTTGCGTTGGCCATCAGTTATTTTTCGACTTTGCAATGATTTGAGTACTTCGGCG GGAGAGTTGAAGAGAGGTGAAACTGCAAATTCAATCCATTGCTACATGCGTGAAACTGGTGTTTCTGAGGAAGTTGCTGAGAAACACATCCATAACATGATTGATAGGACTTGGAAAAAGATGAATGAAGAGCGAGTAGTTGATTCTCCATTTGGAGAAGGTTTAGCGGTAAGAGCAATCAACCTTGCTCGGATTGCCCAATGCACGTACCAATATGGAGATGGACACGGAGCACCAGACACTAGAGCAAAAAATCGAGTCCTTTCATTGATAATAGAGCCTGTTTCACTCATTGAGAGATAG
- the LOC133861346 gene encoding LOW QUALITY PROTEIN: probable terpene synthase 12 (The sequence of the model RefSeq protein was modified relative to this genomic sequence to represent the inferred CDS: inserted 1 base in 1 codon), with amino-acid sequence MLSLYEAPYLAFEGENILEEARAFTRMHLKDLKGDVSKSMVEQVSHALEVPLHRRMLRLEARWYIEAYNKRECANSLILELAKLDFNIVQSVFQRELQDMSRWWEEMGLANNLSFTRDRLKECFFWTVGIAFGPQLSNLRQGLTKVAALVTTIDDVYDIYGTLDELELFTDAVERWDVNAVKNLPHHMKLCFLALYNTVNEMVYDTLKEKGENILPYLTKAWADLCKAFLQEANWCYNKDMPIFKDYLDNGWVSVSGXVFLVHAYFFLNQKFTKQALEGLEKYHDLLRWPSIIFRLCNDLSTSAGELKRGEIVNSIHCYMPETGVSEEVAKKHIRNMIDRIWKKMNEERVADSPFGEGLVVTAINLAWIAQCTYQYGDGHGAPDIKAKNRIVLVIIEPV; translated from the exons ATGTTGAGTTTATATGAAGCTCCTTATCTTGCTTTTGAAGGAGAAAACATCTTGGAAGAGGCCAGGGCATTCACAAGAATGCATCTCAAGGACCTTAAAGGAGATGTGAGCAAAAGCATGGTAGAACAAGTTAGTCATGCTTTGGAGGTTCCATTGCACCGTAGAATGCTAAGGCTAGAAGCTCGGTGGTATATTGAGGCATACAATAAGAgagaat GTGCAAATTCTCTTATACTTGAACTTGCAAAGTTGGATTTTAACATAGTACAGTCAGTGTTTCAAAGAGAACTTCAAGATATGTCAAG GTGGTGGGAAGAAATGGGTTTGGCAAACAACTTGAGCTTCACTAGAGATAGACTGAAGGAATGCTTCTTTTGGACAGTTGGAATAGCCTTCGGACCTCAATTAAGTAATCTTCGTCAGGGGTTAACAAAAGTGGCTGCTCTTGTAACCACCATTGATGATGTCTATGATATTTATGGTACCTTGGATGAACTAGAGCTGTTCACAGATGCTGTTGAAAG ATGGGATGTCAATGCCGTGAAAAATCTTCCTCACCATATGAAGTTATGCTTCTTAGCTCTCTACAACACTGTTAATGAGATGGTATATGACACTCTTaaggagaaaggagaaaacATCCTTCCATACCTAACAAAAGCG TGGGCTGATCTGTGCAAAGCATTCCTACAAGAAGCAAACTGGTGTTACAACAAAGATATGCCAATCTTCAAGGACTATCTTGACAATGGTTGGGTATCCGTTTCGG CGGTCTTCCTTGTTCATGCTTATTTTTTCTTGAATCAAAAGTTCACAAAGCAAGCACTTGAGGGCTTAGAAAAATACCACGACCTTTTGCGTTGGCCATCAATTATTTTTCGACTTTGCAATGATTTGAGTACTTCGGCG GGAGAGTTAAAGAGAGGTGAAATTGTTAATTCAATCCATTGCTACATGCCTGAAACTGGTGTTTCTGAGGAAGTTGCTAAGAAACACATCCGTAACATGATTGATAGGATTTGGAAAAAGATGAATGAAGAGCGAGTAGCTGATTCTCCATTTGGAGAAGGTTTAGTGGTAACAGCAATCAACCTTGCTTGGATTGCCCAATGCACGTACCAATACGGCGATGGGCACGGAGCCCCAGACATTAAAGCAAAAAATCGAATCGTGTTAGTGATAATAGAGCCTGTTTAA
- the LOC133861344 gene encoding tricyclene synthase TPS4, chloroplastic-like isoform X2, with amino-acid sequence MALIHVFPLSQNFSLPHNLPKYPIKRSPLPDHKYGQFRRFASIPTSYLQVERQSANYQPSLWSYDFLQSLNSDYADQRYKDRAKKLEEDVRSMITNENADLLATLELIDDLQRLGLGYRFERDIIRALDNFASSKFCDERIQKSLHATALSFRLLRQQGYQVSQDVFNSFEDHSGNFKECLRKDVKGMLSLYEASYLAFEGENILEEARAFTRMHLKDLKGDVSKSMAEQVSHALEVPLHRRMQRLEARWYIEAYNKREGANSLILELAKLDFNIVQSVFQRELKDMSRWDVNAVKNLPHHMKLCFLALYNTINEMVYDTLKEKGENILPYLTKAWADLCKAFLQEAKWCYNKDMPIFKDYLDNGWVSVSGAVFIVHAYFFLNQKFTKQALEGLEKYDDLLRWPSVIFRLCNDLSTSAGELKRGETANSIHCYMRETGVSEEVAEKHIHNMIDRTWKKMNEERVVDSPFGEGLAVRAINLARIAQCTYQYGDGHGAPDTRAKNRVLSLIIEPVSLIER; translated from the exons ATGGCACTAATCCACGTATTCCCCTTATCCCAGAATTTCTCCTTGCCTCATAACTTacctaaatatcccataaagAGATCTCCTCTTCCCGACCACAAATATGGGCAGTTCCGACGCTTTGCGAGTATACCAACTTCCTATTTACAAGTTGAAAGACAATCCGCCAATTACCAGCCCAGCTTATGGAGTTACGATTTTTTGCAGTCCTTAAACAGTGATTATGCG GATCAACGATACAAAGATAGGGCAAAGAAGCTGGAGGAGGATGTGAGGAGTATGATTACTAATGAAAATGCGGACTTATTGGCAACTCTTGAACTGATTGATGATCTTCAAAGATTAGGTTTGGGATACAGATTTGAGCGGGACATAATAAGAGCTCTTGACAACTTTGCATCTTCAAAATTCTGCGATGAAAGAATACAAAAGAGTCTCCATGCTACTGCTCTAAGCTTTAGGCTCCTCAGACAACAAGGCTATCAGGTCTCTcaag ACGTATTTAACAGTTTCGAGGACCATAGTGGCAATTTCAAGGAATGCCTTAGAAAGGATGTCAAAGGAATGTTGAGTTTATATGAAGCTTCTTATCTTGCTTTTGAAGGAGAAAACATCTTGGAAGAGGCCAGGGCATTCACAAGAATGCATCTCAAGGACCTCAAAGGAGATGTGAGCAAAAGCATGGCAGAACAAGTTAGTCATGCATTGGAGGTTCCATTGCACCGTAGAATGCAAAGGCTAGAAGCTCGGTGGTATATTGAGGCATACAATAAGAGGGAAGGTGCAAATTCTCTTATACTTGAACTTGCAAAGTTGGATTTTAACATAGTACAGTCGGTGTTTCAAAGAGAACTTAAAGATATGTCAAg ATGGGATGTCAATGCCGTGAAAAATCTTCCTCACCATATGAAGTTATGCTTCTTAGCTCTCTACAACACTATTAATGAGATGGTATATGACACTCTTaaggagaaaggagaaaacATCCTTCCATACCTAACAAAAGCG TGGGCTGATCTGTGCAAAGCATTCCTACAAGAAGCAAAGTGGTGTTACAACAAAGATATGCCAATCTTCAAGGACTATCTTGACAATGGTTGGGTATCCGTTTCGGGGGCGGTCTTCATTGTTCATGCTTATTTTTTCTTGAATCAAAAGTTCACAAAGCAAGCACTTGAGGGCTTGGAAAAATACGACGACCTTTTGCGTTGGCCATCAGTTATTTTTCGACTTTGCAATGATTTGAGTACTTCGGCG GGAGAGTTGAAGAGAGGTGAAACTGCAAATTCAATCCATTGCTACATGCGTGAAACTGGTGTTTCTGAGGAAGTTGCTGAGAAACACATCCATAACATGATTGATAGGACTTGGAAAAAGATGAATGAAGAGCGAGTAGTTGATTCTCCATTTGGAGAAGGTTTAGCGGTAAGAGCAATCAACCTTGCTCGGATTGCCCAATGCACGTACCAATATGGAGATGGACACGGAGCACCAGACACTAGAGCAAAAAATCGAGTCCTTTCATTGATAATAGAGCCTGTTTCACTCATTGAGAGATAG